The DNA region ACCGGTTCACGCTGACGTTTCAGTTCGCCGGGAAATAGTGCTGTTCGAAAATGATCAGCGGCTGTCGACGTCATAGCGCAGCGCGTTCAAGCGGTGATTTCGCGGTGCGGCCACTCCGAGCTTCCTGACTCCTGCTGCCCTGTGAACACGCCGAAACGGTCCCTAAGCGGGGCACGTTTCGACCTGCGGTGTCCAAATCCTAGCGGAGGCAGAGGAGCCCACCAAAGGCAGTCTTCGGGGCGGCCTCTGGCTCCCCGGCATGTTTTTCCCATTCTGTCTGGTGCGCAATCAGTTGCAGTCCTTGTGCGGCAAATGCACAGGAGTCTGGGCGAAATCCCACACACGTCCTCCCTTGAGGAACCAAACAGGCCTAATCAGTCTCTTTTGCTCAAGGTAACACCTTGTGAAACACTATGATAGAATACAGGATGAATTTAGTCCGAAATCAAGATAGAAATGGTCCCCGTAGGCGAATTCGGCAGTGGGTTTGCTGAGATTCTGTCCAATACTGATATTTACATCCGTTTCTTGGACGTAATCACCGGAAGACAGGACATTAGCGTTCGTGAATCACCCTGAAGAGAAAATGCATATTCGCAACCATGGGTCCATGGCTGTCGAGGCCGGAGTATTGCGCTATGGTTCGGCGGATTCGATTGTTGTTCCGCCGATTACGGCGCCGTCGCGACCCGTCTTCGGGCGACTCAAGTTTTTTGTTGGCGAGCTAAGCGGGCTGCTTTTTATTGCGCTTTCGACGATGTTCATCTTCGTAGTGCCCGCGACGCTGGCCAGGCGAGGAGCGCTCAAAACCGCCATGAATAGTGTGATCAAGAGAACCATTGACATTGTCGGGGCAACGGTCGGCCTGTTGATGGTGGCGCCCCTGATGGTGGTGGTAGCTCTGGCGGTGAAGTTGGACAGCCCCGGTCCAGTTTTCTACACGCAGACCCGTGTGGGTGTTAATCGCCGGAAGCGGAATCGCCGGTACTGCCAGCATGTGGGTGTGTCCGACCACCGCGAGCGTGATCGCCGCCGCGAGGATTATCATGGCCGTCCATTCCAGATTATCAAGTTCCGCACCATGGTTCGGGACGCTGAGAAGTTTACCGGCCCGGTCTGGGCTACCAGGGAAGACCCGCGCATCACTCGAGTTGGTCGCGTGCTTCGCAAGACCCGCCTCGATGAGATTCCGCAATTCTGGTCGGTTCTCAGGGGGGACATGTCTCTTGTGGGACCGCGACCGGAACGCCCCACTTTCGTTCGTCACCTGTGCAATGAGGTTGAGGGCTATGAGCAGCGTCTCGAAGTCAAGCCGGGCTTAACCGGCCTGGCCCAGGTAGAAAACGGGTATGATTCGTCGGTCGCATCGGTTGCCGAGAAAGTACGGTTCGATCTGACTTACATTCGCGGCTGGTCGGTCTGGACCGATGTTCGCATACTGGCCCGTACAGTGGTAGTTGTACTGACCGGCAAGGGTGCCTGCTAAAGCTTGAAGAAACGGCTCCTTAGAGACCGCGCCACGGCGCGGTCATTTTTTTGCCAGAATTGACTTGTCCGGACTGACCGAATGTGCTATCCTGCCGATAATCTGACTGACAGAAGCTCAACGGTCTAAAAGAGTTACGTAGTTGAAACGGATTTTGATTACAGCGGCCGGATTCTGGTTGCTTCCGCTTGTCAGCCTGGCTCAGGCGCAGCCTGTGGGTGCCCTGACAGTTATTACCACCCCACCAGGCGCAGAGGTATCGCTGGCAGGCGATGCCAATTTGGCTGGGATTTCTCCCATTACCTTTACTTACCCCATCCTCGGCGAATACGAACTCGTAATTCGAAAGCTCGGCTTCGAGGAGTACCGGACAAATCTCCTGCTCGATCCTCAGAAGCCCCAGCAGGTGCTCGTAGAGCTATCGCCCAAAACGGCCGCCAAAGCGGCTGTC from Candidatus Zixiibacteriota bacterium includes:
- a CDS encoding sugar transferase, whose translation is MNHPEEKMHIRNHGSMAVEAGVLRYGSADSIVVPPITAPSRPVFGRLKFFVGELSGLLFIALSTMFIFVVPATLARRGALKTAMNSVIKRTIDIVGATVGLLMVAPLMVVVALAVKLDSPGPVFYTQTRVGVNRRKRNRRYCQHVGVSDHRERDRRREDYHGRPFQIIKFRTMVRDAEKFTGPVWATREDPRITRVGRVLRKTRLDEIPQFWSVLRGDMSLVGPRPERPTFVRHLCNEVEGYEQRLEVKPGLTGLAQVENGYDSSVASVAEKVRFDLTYIRGWSVWTDVRILARTVVVVLTGKGAC